The Phaeocystidibacter marisrubri DNA segment ATAGACACCTTCTCCCCTTCCATGATGCCACTAGCATCCATAAGGTCGCGATCAACCGTGATACTACCCACGTAGTTCAGGTCGGCCCCCGTGACTTTTACACGGTGGATTTTGCTCTTGACAACTTCAATAAACATGGCGCAAAAGTAGTTAATTCAAAGACAAATTGTCGATTAATCTGACCTCACCAGCATAGGCTGCCACGAAAACGCGTGGCCTTTCCGAATTCTCCCATTTCTCAAGGGGTTCAAGGGAATCTTCATCCGCAATTACGATGTATTCTGGACGCAAACCTGCAGCCGATATAGCTTCATTAGCCATGGTAACAGAATCAGAGACAGATCGTTCATCCTTAGTGGCACGAATGGCATTCATTGCCTGATAAATGGCAACGGCTGCTTCTTTAAACACAGGCTCTAAGAGCATGTTTCGGGAAGACATTGCAAGGCCTGAAGACTCTCTTTTGGTAGGAGAAACTACAATCTCAACCGGGTGGTTTTTAAGAGACGTCATTCGTTTGATGACAGCTACCTGTTGGTAATCCTTCTCGCCAAAAATGGCCACGTCTGGATTCACCGATTGAAACAATCTGTCCACAATGGTTGCCACACCTTGAAAGTGCCCCGGTCGGAATTCACCTTCCATGACATCTTCCAAATGTCCCA contains these protein-coding regions:
- the panC gene encoding pantoate--beta-alanine ligase produces the protein MHIFRTREELSNYIESQDGRVGFVPTMGALHDGHLQLVAQAKAISDIVVVSVFVNPTQFNNPRDLERYPRDEEGDSKKLESAGCDVVWFPKVDELYPDEVESDFYDLGHLEDVMEGEFRPGHFQGVATIVDRLFQSVNPDVAIFGEKDYQQVAVIKRMTSLKNHPVEIVVSPTKRESSGLAMSSRNMLLEPVFKEAAVAIYQAMNAIRATKDERSVSDSVTMANEAISAAGLRPEYIVIADEDSLEPLEKWENSERPRVFVAAYAGEVRLIDNLSLN